One region of Myxocyprinus asiaticus isolate MX2 ecotype Aquarium Trade chromosome 38, UBuf_Myxa_2, whole genome shotgun sequence genomic DNA includes:
- the LOC127428973 gene encoding arylsulfatase B-like, whose protein sequence is MNVREVCVVLYFLLFSVAYIAAKQPNIVFVLADDFGWNDVGFHGSEIKTPNLDRLSAAGVRLDNYYVQPLCTPSRNQLMTGRYQIHTGMQHQIIWPCQPYCVPLDERFLPQILQDGGYNTHMVGKWHLGMYRRDCLPTHRGFQSFFGYLTGSEDYYNHHRCSLITPLNGIRCALDLRDGEDVATRYTGQYSTELFTQRATDIIQQHQANKPLFLYVALQAVHSPIQVPEHYVAPYSFIKDKPRREYAGMVSAMDEAVGNISRTLQDTGLWNNTLFIFSTDNGGQNLAGGSNWPLRGRKWSLWEGGVRGVAFVTGPLIEQPGTVTRELIHISDWLPTIAGLAGASTNGTKPLDGFNVWDAISRGKASPRVELLHNIDPLYDEIIPCPGDNLSGAFLQESFRSSASRWISLGSRSEFNISVHAAIRYKNWKLLTGYPGCPLWFAPPSGGPVTSSTLSEPLKQVMLFNIEQDPEERVEISHQHPEIVNFLLKRLHHYQSEAEPITFPPDDPRCDPGPSGAWGPWQ, encoded by the exons ATGAATGTGAGGGAAGTTTGtgtagttttatattttctgctgttttctgTCGCATATATTGCGGCCAAACAGCCGAATATCGTGTTTGTTTTAGCGGATGATTTCGGCTGGAATGATGTTGGGTTTCACGGATCTGAGATTAAAACCCCGAATCTGGACCGTTTATCAGCTGCAGGGGTTCGACTGGATAATTATTATGTTCAGCCGCTGTGCACTCCATCCAGAAACCAGCTGATGACCGGCAGATACCAG ATTCACACTGGTATGCAGCATCAGATCATCTGGCCCTGTCAGCCGTATTGTGTTCCTCTGGACGAGAGATTTCTGCCACAGATCCTGCAGGACGGCGGGTATAACACACACATGGTGGGCAAATGGCACCTGGGCATGTACAGGAGAGACTGTCTGCCCACACACAGAGGCTTTCAATCTTTCTTTG GTTATCTGACGGGTTCAGAGGATTATTACAATCATCACAGGTGTAGTTTGATCACTCCTCTCAATGGGATCCGCTGCGCTCTGGACCTGCGGGACGGGGAAGATGTCGCCACACGTTACACGGGCCAGTACTCCACAGAACTCTTCACACAGAGAGCCACTGACATCATACAACAACACCAAGCTAACAAA CCTCTCTTCCTGTATGTGGCGCTGCAGGCGGTTCATAGTCCTATTCAGGTCCCGGAGCACTACGTCGCCCCCTACAGTTTCATCAAAGACAAACCGCGGCGGGAGTACGCAGGGATGGTGTCGGCGATGGATGAAGCGGTGGGGAACATCAGTAGGACTCTGCAGGACACAGGACTGTGGAACAACACGCTTTTCATCTTCTCCACAG ATAATGGTGGTCAGAATCTGGCAGGAGGAAGTAACTGGCCTCTACGTGGCAGGAAGTGGTCGCTATGGGAGGGCGGGGTCAGGGGCGTGGCCTTTGTGACTGGACCATTGATAGAGCAGCCAGGAACTGTCACTCGAGAACTTATCCACATCTCTGATTGGCTCCCGACAATTGCTGGTCTTGCTGGTGCGTCGACTAACGGCACCAAACCTCTGGACGGGTTTAATGTCTGGGATGCGATCAG TCGTGGTAAAGCGTCTCCGCGAGTTGAACTGCTGCATAACATTGACCCACTGTATGACGAGATCATACCAT GTCCAGGTGATAATCTCTCAGGTGCATTTCTGCAAGAGTCTTTTCGCTCATCAGCGTCTCGGTGGATTTCTCTCGGGTCTCGCTCAGAGTTTAACATCTCCGTTCACGCTGCCATTCGTTACAAGAACTGGAAACTTCTCACCGGTTATCCAG GTTGTCCTCTGTGGTTTGCGCCCCCTTCTGGTGGTCCAGTGACGTCATCGACACTCTCTGAGCCGCTGAAGCAGGTGATGCTGTTTAACATCGAGCAGGATCCCGAGGAGCGTGTGGAGATTTCCCATCAGCACCCAGAGATCGTCAACTTCCTGCTTAAGCGCTTACATCATTACCAGAGTGAAGCTGAACCAATCACATTTCCCCCTGATGACCCCCGCTGTGACCCCGGACCCTCGGGAGCCTGGGGACCCTGGCAGTGA